One segment of Candidatus Manganitrophus noduliformans DNA contains the following:
- a CDS encoding response regulator transcription factor translates to MEILLVEDDERIVSFVKRGLEAEHYSVDVAHDGQEAIDMARAIRYRLIILDLVLPLKSGSEVCLRLREERIETPILMLTAKDTLEEKIEGLRIGADDYLTKPFAFEELLARMKALLRRGPYREESQDLRVADLILSRETHEVRRAGDLIALTAKEFALLEYLMTHPNKVMSRTSILEKVWGYHYDTLTNVVDVYIRYLRKKVDEGYPKKLIQTVRDIGYKICG, encoded by the coding sequence ATGGAAATTCTCCTCGTGGAAGACGACGAGCGGATCGTCAGCTTCGTGAAAAGGGGACTGGAGGCGGAGCATTACAGTGTCGATGTGGCGCACGACGGCCAGGAAGCGATCGACATGGCGCGGGCGATCCGCTACCGGTTGATTATCCTCGATCTGGTCCTCCCGTTGAAGAGCGGTTCTGAAGTCTGCTTGAGGCTGAGGGAGGAGCGGATCGAAACCCCCATCCTCATGCTGACGGCGAAAGATACCCTCGAAGAGAAGATCGAAGGGCTTCGGATCGGGGCGGATGATTATTTGACGAAACCGTTCGCCTTCGAGGAACTCCTGGCCCGGATGAAAGCGCTCCTGCGCCGAGGCCCTTATCGGGAGGAGAGCCAAGACTTGAGGGTCGCCGATTTGATCCTCAGCCGGGAGACCCATGAAGTCCGCCGGGCCGGAGATCTCATCGCCCTCACCGCGAAGGAGTTTGCCCTCCTGGAATATCTCATGACTCACCCCAATAAGGTCATGAGCCGGACATCGATCCTTGAAAAGGTCTGGGGATATCATTACGATACCCTGACCAATGTCGTCGATGTTTATATCCGTTATTTAAGGAAGAAGGTAGACGAAGGGTATCCCAAAAAATTGATTCAGACCGTCCGGGATATCGGATATAAAATCTGCGGTTGA
- a CDS encoding PilZ domain-containing protein has protein sequence MSSLTLNDMAQKAIFNPPRENKRVVFNEEILLWKGTSLQTKKPPRSAIIGRAKNISNGGVCLVTKTKLEINQFLRMTFKLKSVPINIPTLVEVRWVEKVSDSYFRVGARFIY, from the coding sequence ATGTCTTCACTCACGCTGAACGATATGGCGCAAAAGGCCATCTTCAATCCACCCAGGGAAAATAAAAGAGTCGTTTTCAATGAAGAGATCCTTCTTTGGAAGGGGACGTCGCTCCAGACGAAGAAACCTCCCCGATCCGCGATCATCGGAAGAGCCAAAAATATCAGCAACGGGGGGGTCTGCCTCGTTACAAAAACAAAGCTGGAGATCAATCAGTTCTTGAGAATGACCTTCAAGCTGAAATCGGTCCCGATCAATATTCCGACCCTCGTCGAAGTAAGATGGGTGGAGAAGGTATCCGATTCCTACTTCAGGGTCGGGGCCCGGTTTATTTATTAA
- a CDS encoding sensor histidine kinase, with protein MGDQAKTREELLKELTALRARLNKMVIAKRLAVKKRVRAKGNANLPRRRERNPTRAQNQLLSYIAHELKTPLNSLLGFIQLLRNGTYGVLSPEQSQAIMRMHVDLLEFIHLVDNILDFSRIDSGKMPVQVVETNPRDLVERVSMLFEPFLRERGLQVEQRIDPDCPAMFMTDPLKIKSALINLLGNAIKFTPRGTIRIGLCSLPGQRGIRLSVSDTGIGIAPQELSHLFEGNQREAVRESAAPYGTGTGLGLAIVKKMVSALGGTVRVESGLGVGTTFTVDIPESSCS; from the coding sequence ATGGGTGATCAGGCCAAAACAAGGGAAGAGCTTCTCAAAGAGCTGACGGCGTTGCGCGCCCGCCTTAACAAAATGGTGATCGCGAAGCGCCTCGCGGTGAAGAAGCGGGTGCGAGCGAAGGGCAACGCGAACCTCCCGCGCCGCAGAGAGCGCAATCCGACCCGGGCGCAAAATCAATTACTCTCCTATATCGCCCATGAGCTGAAGACCCCTTTAAACAGCCTTCTCGGTTTTATCCAATTGCTGCGGAATGGAACGTATGGGGTGCTCTCGCCGGAGCAATCTCAGGCGATCATGCGGATGCATGTAGATTTATTGGAGTTTATTCACCTGGTCGACAATATCTTGGATTTCTCGAGAATCGATTCGGGCAAGATGCCGGTTCAGGTGGTGGAGACGAACCCCCGTGATCTGGTCGAGCGGGTCTCGATGCTCTTTGAGCCTTTTCTCCGTGAGAGAGGACTTCAGGTGGAGCAGCGGATCGATCCTGATTGTCCGGCGATGTTCATGACCGATCCCCTGAAGATCAAGAGCGCCCTGATCAACCTCCTGGGCAATGCGATTAAATTCACGCCGAGGGGAACGATTCGAATCGGGCTCTGCTCTCTTCCGGGGCAGAGGGGGATTCGGCTCTCCGTCTCGGATACCGGCATCGGGATTGCGCCGCAGGAGCTCTCCCATCTTTTCGAGGGAAATCAGCGGGAGGCCGTGAGGGAGTCTGCCGCCCCCTATGGGACCGGGACCGGCTTGGGGTTGGCCATTGTCAAAAAAATGGTCTCCGCCCTTGGGGGGACCGTTCGCGTTGAAAGCGGATTGGGGGTCGGCACGACGTTTACCGTCGATATCCCGGAGAGTTCTTGTTCCTGA
- a CDS encoding response regulator transcription factor, with the protein MRILIIEDDERILGFLKRGLEGEGHAVDLALNGEAGLGFLKKRPYNVILLDVYLPEMNGMEVCKELRRQRLMTPVLMMTAKDSPEVQQEAVRAGVNDYLPKPFSFEVLLAKIEALGLCTDPA; encoded by the coding sequence ATGCGTATTTTAATTATTGAAGACGATGAACGGATATTAGGTTTCTTGAAGCGGGGTCTGGAAGGGGAGGGGCATGCCGTCGATCTCGCCCTCAACGGAGAGGCCGGCCTCGGTTTTCTGAAAAAGCGCCCTTACAACGTCATCCTTCTCGACGTCTATCTCCCTGAAATGAATGGAATGGAGGTGTGCAAAGAATTGAGGCGTCAGCGCCTGATGACCCCCGTCTTGATGATGACGGCGAAGGATTCGCCGGAAGTTCAGCAGGAGGCCGTTCGGGCCGGTGTGAATGATTACCTTCCAAAACCGTTTTCGTTTGAGGTCCTCCTGGCGAAAATAGAGGCATTGGGTCTCTGCACCGATCCCGCCTGA